A genomic segment from Desulfonatronum lacustre DSM 10312 encodes:
- a CDS encoding ExbD/TolR family protein codes for MEGHTGQGYMDQMNVVPFVDVMLVLLVIFMATAPFMTEGLEVDLPQTRTVQTLPQDEDTLVLTIRSDGSIFLDQYEVALGGLGEHVQRLIQTRDRILYLRADKDVPYGLVVQVMAEAREAGVERLGIVAESEPREP; via the coding sequence ATGGAAGGCCATACCGGTCAAGGATATATGGACCAGATGAACGTGGTCCCGTTCGTCGACGTCATGCTCGTATTGCTGGTGATCTTCATGGCCACGGCGCCCTTTATGACCGAGGGGCTGGAGGTGGATCTACCCCAGACCCGGACCGTGCAGACCCTGCCGCAGGACGAAGACACCTTGGTCTTGACCATCCGAAGCGACGGCTCCATTTTTCTGGATCAATACGAGGTGGCCTTGGGCGGGCTGGGTGAGCATGTCCAGCGCTTGATCCAGACCCGTGACAGAATTCTCTATCTGCGCGCGGACAAGGACGTGCCTTACGGGCTGGTGGTCCAGGTGATGGCCGAAGCCCGCGAGGCCGGCGTTGAGCGGCTGGGCATCGTAGCCGAGTCCGAGCCTCGGGAACCATAA